GCACAGGGAAGCGAGCGCCTGGGCGGGCAAGGGAGCCGAGGCGCTGGGGCTTTCGGGGCCAGTCGATCCGGACGCATTCAAGGCCGTGCTCGAAGGCAAGGTCCCCGACGGCCCGCACCTCGGCAAGCGGGACAAGGACGGGGAGATACACCATCGGCCGGGACGGGACATCACGATGTCCGCACCCAAGTCGGTCTCGCTCATGGCGCTGGTGGGAGGGGACGAGCGGATCGTCGCCGTCCACGACCGGGCCGTGACGCGCACCCTTGCCTGGGTCGAACGCAACGCCATCGAGACCCGGATGCAGGACAAGGCCAGCGGCGCGATGGTCCACGCCGGGGGCCAGAAGATGGTGGCCGCGACCTTCCGCCACGACACATCCCGAAACCTCGACCCCCAGCTCCACACTCATGCCGTGGTGGCGAACATGGTCCAGGGCGAGGATGGGAAGTGGAGGACCATGGTCAACGACGGGCTCTACCGGAACAAGATGGCGATCGGCGCGGTGTACCGGGCCGAGCTTGCCCGGGGTCTCAAGGACCTGGGGTACGGGATCGAGAAGACCCACCCGGACGGCAGGTTCGAAATCTCGGGAGTATCACGGGATGTAGTGGAGGAGTTCTCGACTCGGCGTGCGGAGATCGAGGCGGCGATGGCGGCGCGGGATGAAGGGGTGCCCTTGGAGAACCCGAAGCTGGCGGACCGCGCGGCGTTGATGACGCGGGCCGCGAAGCGTGACGTGGACAAGGGGGAGCTTTGGCGGTCGTGGGAGCGGCAGGCGGTCGAGCTCGGGTTTTCGGCCCAAGCCGTGCGCGCCAAGGCGACGCGAGCGGAGCGGGAACTGCCCTTGCCGGACCTGTTCACGGACCGGGGAGAGCGCGGGGCGGAGGCCGCGGCCTGGGCGGTGGAGCACCTTTCCGAGCGCCAGGCGGTGTTCTCGCATGGGGATCTTCTGGCAGCTGCGCTGGCGCGGGAGCCGGGCGCGGTGACGGCCGAGGCGGTGGAGCGGGCCATGGCAACCCTCGAACAGGACCGCGTCCTCCACGTGTCGCGGGGTCTGCAATCGGGGAAACACTGGACCACTGACGCGGCAATGGCGCGGGAGTCGGAGGCCATCGCGCTGATGAAAGCCGGCCAGGGCGCCGAAAAGACGATCATGCGGGGCTGGATTGCGGAGACGAAGCTCCACGGCGGGCGTCTCAACGAGGGCCAGAAGCAAGCGGTCAAGATGATTCTCTCGTCCAAAGACCGGGTGTTGGGAGTGCAGGGATATGCTGGCACGGGCAAGACGACGATGCTGAACCGCCTTCGCGCACTCGCGGAGGGTCGGGGCTACAACACGACAGGCCTCGCTCCGTCGGCCTCCGCGGCGCGCACATTGGAGCGGGAATCGGGAATCGGATCGGAAACGCTGCAACGATTCCTTGCGCGCCACGAGGGAATCATCGAAGGCCGGGGCACGGCAAGAGGGTTGCGGAACATGCGGGCGTCGTTCTCGAAGACAGTATTGGTGGTGGACGAGTCCTCGCTCGCGTCGAGCGAACAGATGCGGGGACTGCTGCGGGTCGCCACCACGCTCCGGGTCCCGCGCGTGGTGCTGGTGGGCGACGAAAAACAGCTCGGGGCGGTGGAGGCGGGGAAGCCCTTCGAGCAACTCAGGCGGGCCGGGATGCAGACCGCGGTGGTGGACGAGATCCTCCGCCAGCGGGACATGGCGCTCAAGGAGGCGGTCCGTGCGGGCCTTGCGGGCGAGGTCAGGACCGCCTTCGAGAAGCTCGGGGACAGGATCGTGCAGGTTGAGAGGGAGGATATCGGCAAGGAAACGGCGGAACGCTGGCTCTCGCTCTCTCCCGAAGAGCGCTCCGCAACCGGGGTGATCGCGCCGACCCGGGCGTTGCGGGACGAGATAAACGACACGATCCGGGCGCAACTCGTGACGGAGGGCGCGGTCTCCGGTCCCGCGAGGCAGGGCGAGAAGTTGGTTTCGCGAGGGTTGACGCGCGCCGAGATGGCCCGTGCGTCTAACTATTCGGCGGGAGACACGGTGATCTTCAACCGCCGGTACAAGACCCTGGGGGTGGAAAAGGGAGACGAGCGCGAGGTGGAGAGGGTCGACCACGAGCGCAACACTGTCTGGCTTCGGGACGGAAACGGCGACCTGGTGGACTGGCGGCCCTACCTCCTTGCGGGTGCGAAGGGCGGCGTGGAGGTCTATCGGAGCGAGGAAATGGAGCTTCGCAAGGGAGACAAGGTGCGGTGGACGCGGAACGATCCGGGCTCAGAACTCGCCAATGGGGAGACCGCGGCGGTGGAATCGGTCGGAAAGGACGGCGTCCGCTTCCGTCTCGAGGACGGATCGGCGGCGAAACTTGCCGAACATGATCCACAGTTGCGCCACCTGGACCGGGCTTTTGCCTCTACGGTGCACGCTTTCCAGGGCAGGACCGTGGACCAGATCGTTGCGGCGATGCCTACGGGGAACCCCGACCTGACCAACCAAAGAGCCTTCTACGTTGCGATCAGCCGGGCCCGGGACGGGGCCGAGCTCGTCACCGATGACACATGGAAGCTCTCGGATCAACTGGAGAGAGCCACGGGCGAGCGGGTAGCGGCGCTCGATGGGGCGGCGATGGAGGCCGCGCACG
This genomic window from Deltaproteobacteria bacterium contains:
- a CDS encoding conjugative relaxase yields the protein MVASIGVIASPSQGVSYYERDGYYAKDDSAHREASAWAGKGAEALGLSGPVDPDAFKAVLEGKVPDGPHLGKRDKDGEIHHRPGRDITMSAPKSVSLMALVGGDERIVAVHDRAVTRTLAWVERNAIETRMQDKASGAMVHAGGQKMVAATFRHDTSRNLDPQLHTHAVVANMVQGEDGKWRTMVNDGLYRNKMAIGAVYRAELARGLKDLGYGIEKTHPDGRFEISGVSRDVVEEFSTRRAEIEAAMAARDEGVPLENPKLADRAALMTRAAKRDVDKGELWRSWERQAVELGFSAQAVRAKATRAERELPLPDLFTDRGERGAEAAAWAVEHLSERQAVFSHGDLLAAALAREPGAVTAEAVERAMATLEQDRVLHVSRGLQSGKHWTTDAAMARESEAIALMKAGQGAEKTIMRGWIAETKLHGGRLNEGQKQAVKMILSSKDRVLGVQGYAGTGKTTMLNRLRALAEGRGYNTTGLAPSASAARTLERESGIGSETLQRFLARHEGIIEGRGTARGLRNMRASFSKTVLVVDESSLASSEQMRGLLRVATTLRVPRVVLVGDEKQLGAVEAGKPFEQLRRAGMQTAVVDEILRQRDMALKEAVRAGLAGEVRTAFEKLGDRIVQVEREDIGKETAERWLSLSPEERSATGVIAPTRALRDEINDTIRAQLVTEGAVSGPARQGEKLVSRGLTRAEMARASNYSAGDTVIFNRRYKTLGVEKGDEREVERVDHERNTVWLRDGNGDLVDWRPYLLAGAKGGVEVYRSEEMELRKGDKVRWTRNDPGSELANGETAAVESVGKDGVRFRLEDGSAAKLAEHDPQLRHLDRAFASTVHAFQGRTVDQIVAAMPTGNPDLTNQRAFYVAISRARDGAELVTDDTWKLSDQLERATGERVAALDGAAMEAAHETAFGLETDHERDGDRAARGLDGTDHALEEEQVIDPEREHGSGPRLETDRELDHSEESEHDRLQEENLEPAQVNLDFDLEI